In Effusibacillus lacus, the sequence TGCTTGGCTGGCGGCTCTTGTGGGACTGTTGCTGGGAGCCGTCATGGGGGCCGTCAACGGCATCATGATCGCAAAAGGAAAAATCGCTCCCTTCATCGCCACGCTTGCCACCATGACGGTGTTTCGCGGGTTGACCCTGGTCTATACGGAGGGCAAACCGATCACCGGTTTAAGTCCGGAGTTTGCGATGTTTGGCAAAGGGTATTTCCTGGAAATCCCCATGCCGATTATCTGGATGCTGCTTTCCTTTGCCATCCTGTATGTGGTCCTCAAGCACACCACCTTTGGACGTCATGTGTATGCCCTCGGCGGAAATGAGGAAGCGACCCGTCTTTCCGGCATCCATACGGATCGTGTCAAAGTCATGGTGTATTCCATCAGCGGATTGTTGGCTGCTTTCAGCGGCATCATTTTGACATCCCGATTGAATTCCGCACAGCCTACAGCGGGTACCGCTTATGAACTGGATGCCATCGCGGCCGTTGTTCTTGGAGGCACCAGTCTGGCTGGCGGCAGAGGCTGGATCGCAGGCACTTTGATAGGTGCCATGATCATAGGGATTCTGGATAATGGTCTGAATCTGCTAAACGTATCTTCCTTCTATCAGCAGGTGGTGAAAGGGGGAGTGATCCTCGCAGCGGTTCTGCTGGACCGATCCAAGTCCCGAAAATAAAGAAATTCAAAACACATGTAAGAAAGGGGATCCTCATGAAAAAACTTCTGTCTTTGCTTCTCGTATCCATCATGGCTTTGGCAGTCCTGGCAGGCTGCTCCACTTCCTCCAAACTGGAGACCAAAGAACCCGCACAACCGGCTGCTTCCGGTGGTGGCAAAGTAACAATCGGCTTGTCGGTTTCGACCCTGAACAACCCGTTCTTTGTAACGCTCAAGGAAGGGGCTGAGAAAGCTGCGAAAGAAGCGGGCGTTGACCTGATCGTTGTGGATGCCAAGGACAATACTGCGAAGCAGGTAAGTGACATTGAAGATCTGATTCAAAAGAAAGTAAGCGTCATCCTGATCAACCCGACGGATAGTGCTGCAGTTGTGACAGCAGTGGAAGCTGCCAACAAAGCCAACATTCCGGT encodes:
- a CDS encoding ABC transporter permease subunit: MQANLHTSGNKTRNMLQRMGPLLGLGVIVVALSMISNDFLTVGNIFNVLRQISINALIAFGMTFVILTGGIDLSVGSILALSGAVTAGLIAGGMDAWLAALVGLLLGAVMGAVNGIMIAKGKIAPFIATLATMTVFRGLTLVYTEGKPITGLSPEFAMFGKGYFLEIPMPIIWMLLSFAILYVVLKHTTFGRHVYALGGNEEATRLSGIHTDRVKVMVYSISGLLAAFSGIILTSRLNSAQPTAGTAYELDAIAAVVLGGTSLAGGRGWIAGTLIGAMIIGILDNGLNLLNVSSFYQQVVKGGVILAAVLLDRSKSRK